One genomic region from Leptospira tipperaryensis encodes:
- a CDS encoding GNAT family N-acetyltransferase, with protein sequence MAKTKKHSEPFQIRNLLPEHRESAIELVNQFFRMVNSLTLDGVFKIRPRAGTKMVDVYLKLRGTGKVLLLGGFLGEELVSLLIARTEDKPYLEENKTLFIDLAVTKRGKQKSGFMKPLVLSCESWAKEQGFQSVELRAIAENENAVSFWKNMGYDPFYVRFRKLI encoded by the coding sequence ATGGCTAAAACCAAAAAACATTCCGAACCGTTTCAAATCCGCAACTTACTCCCCGAACACAGAGAAAGCGCAATCGAACTCGTAAATCAATTCTTTCGCATGGTAAACTCACTCACGTTAGACGGTGTTTTTAAAATCCGTCCGAGGGCCGGAACCAAAATGGTGGATGTCTACTTAAAACTCCGCGGAACCGGGAAGGTGCTTCTTCTCGGGGGATTCTTAGGGGAAGAATTGGTTTCTCTCCTCATTGCTCGAACCGAAGACAAGCCCTATTTGGAAGAAAATAAAACTCTCTTTATCGATTTAGCCGTTACCAAACGGGGAAAACAAAAATCCGGTTTTATGAAACCTCTCGTCCTTTCCTGCGAGTCCTGGGCAAAAGAACAAGGTTTTCAAAGTGTGGAGTTGAGAGCAATCGCAGAGAATGAGAATGCCGTCTCTTTTTGGAAAAACATGGGCTACGATCCGTTCTATGTTCGTTTCAGAAAGTTAATTTAG
- a CDS encoding IS3 family transposase: MWVFDITYPPSSSGYLYLCQIKDICTKKIVGWSMDSNMKTEMVLLALNNAVKTQRPPEDLIFHSDRGSHCASKYFRDALSSFRMKQSMSRKGNCYDNAPAESFFSTIKREFRNHRKFKNLKDAKTAIFEYIEIFYNRKRIHSAIGYKTPIQFEEEFTA, from the coding sequence ATCTGGGTCTTTGATATCACGTATCCTCCTTCCTCCTCGGGGTATCTCTATCTCTGCCAGATTAAGGATATTTGTACAAAGAAAATTGTAGGTTGGTCGATGGATTCAAATATGAAAACGGAGATGGTTCTCTTAGCGCTAAACAACGCCGTAAAGACTCAAAGGCCACCCGAGGATTTAATCTTTCATTCAGACCGAGGAAGTCACTGTGCCAGCAAGTATTTTAGAGATGCTTTAAGTTCTTTTCGAATGAAACAAAGTATGAGTCGGAAAGGAAACTGCTATGATAACGCTCCGGCTGAAAGTTTCTTTTCGACAATAAAAAGAGAATTTAGAAATCATAGAAAATTTAAAAATCTTAAAGACGCGAAAACTGCTATATTTGAATATATAGAAATTTTTTATAATAGAAAGAGAATTCATTCTGCTATAGGATATAAAACTCCAATTCAGTTTGAAGAAGAATTTACTGCCTAA
- a CDS encoding SRPBCC domain-containing protein yields MPHGYTSESSSTIAGSAAAVWEALTNPDLAREYFWGAQVATTWEEGSPITFQGEFKGTRYLEKGTILEFTPERTLRYTHWSDLEGIPDVPENYRTWTFQLHGQGDSVRLSVSEENIPTEPQKLRSGEFWREVLTTIKRIVEPT; encoded by the coding sequence GTGCCACACGGATATACTTCAGAATCATCCAGCACTATTGCCGGAAGCGCAGCTGCTGTCTGGGAAGCTCTCACAAACCCTGACTTGGCCAGGGAATACTTTTGGGGAGCTCAAGTTGCAACAACCTGGGAAGAAGGTTCGCCAATTACTTTCCAAGGCGAGTTTAAGGGAACCCGCTATCTCGAGAAAGGGACAATCCTTGAGTTCACTCCGGAAAGAACCCTGCGCTACACACACTGGAGCGATCTGGAAGGCATACCGGATGTGCCCGAGAACTATCGCACCTGGACCTTTCAATTGCATGGCCAAGGAGATTCTGTCCGCCTCTCTGTGTCCGAGGAAAACATCCCCACGGAGCCCCAGAAACTTCGCTCGGGTGAGTTTTGGCGGGAGGTTCTGACTACGATCAAGAGAATCGTAGAACCAACTTGA
- a CDS encoding glycine--tRNA ligase: MEKKESLDSSLKEIVSVCKRRGFVYPGSEIYGGLSNTFDYGPYGVELLQNLKQLWWKYFVHLREDVVGLDSSILLNPKVWEASGHVSNFTDPLIDCKNCKTRIRADKFLEDQKGEGFATGLTLEKMNEVIKENNFACPNCGQRGTFTEARDFNLMFKTSHGASAEDALDIYLRPETAQGIFLNFKNVVSTTRRKIPFGIAQIGKSFRNEIMARQFVFRTREFEQMEMEFFCEPGTQKEWFTHWVDYCMKWLTEQVGIKKENLRVREHEKEELSFYSEGTSDIEFKYNFGWGELWGIASRTDYDLNQHQKFSGEDLKYQDQVQNKKFIPFVVEPALGVNRLFLAVVTDAYEEEKLPDGEVRTVLRFSPKIAPVKAAVFPLMKKDGLPEKSREIFADLAKLGNIEYDDGGAIGKRYRRQDEIGTPFCITVDYDTLKDNTVTVRERDSMSQERVPVDKLATWLFERL, encoded by the coding sequence ATGGAAAAGAAAGAAAGTCTCGATTCCTCTTTGAAGGAAATTGTATCCGTCTGTAAACGTAGAGGGTTTGTTTATCCCGGTTCTGAAATTTACGGAGGACTCTCAAACACCTTCGATTACGGTCCTTACGGAGTCGAACTTCTCCAAAACTTAAAACAACTCTGGTGGAAGTATTTTGTTCATTTAAGAGAAGACGTAGTCGGACTGGATTCTTCCATTCTTCTGAACCCTAAGGTTTGGGAAGCATCCGGACACGTTTCCAACTTCACCGATCCGTTGATCGATTGTAAGAATTGTAAGACCCGAATCCGCGCTGACAAGTTCCTCGAAGACCAAAAGGGAGAAGGTTTTGCGACCGGCCTCACTCTGGAAAAGATGAACGAGGTGATCAAGGAAAACAATTTCGCCTGCCCGAACTGCGGACAAAGGGGAACATTCACCGAGGCGAGAGACTTCAATCTTATGTTCAAGACTTCTCACGGAGCGAGCGCGGAAGACGCACTCGACATTTATCTTCGTCCGGAAACCGCCCAAGGTATCTTTTTAAATTTTAAGAATGTGGTCTCCACTACGAGAAGAAAGATTCCTTTTGGAATCGCTCAGATCGGAAAGTCTTTCCGAAACGAAATCATGGCCCGTCAGTTCGTCTTTAGAACGAGAGAATTCGAACAGATGGAAATGGAATTCTTCTGCGAACCCGGAACTCAGAAAGAATGGTTCACACACTGGGTGGACTATTGTATGAAATGGCTCACCGAACAAGTAGGAATCAAAAAAGAAAACTTAAGAGTGAGAGAACACGAAAAAGAAGAATTGTCTTTTTACAGCGAAGGAACCTCGGATATAGAATTCAAATACAACTTCGGCTGGGGTGAGCTCTGGGGAATCGCTTCCAGAACCGACTACGATCTAAACCAACACCAGAAATTTTCAGGGGAAGACCTGAAGTATCAGGACCAGGTTCAGAATAAAAAGTTTATTCCTTTTGTCGTTGAACCCGCGTTAGGTGTGAATCGCCTTTTTCTCGCGGTAGTAACCGACGCTTATGAAGAGGAAAAACTTCCCGACGGAGAAGTCCGAACCGTCCTTCGTTTTTCTCCCAAGATCGCTCCCGTAAAAGCAGCCGTATTTCCTCTGATGAAAAAGGACGGTCTTCCCGAAAAATCCAGAGAAATCTTTGCGGATCTCGCAAAACTCGGCAACATTGAATACGACGACGGCGGGGCCATCGGAAAGAGATACAGAAGACAAGACGAGATAGGAACTCCTTTTTGTATAACAGTAGATTATGATACTCTAAAAGACAATACCGTGACCGTGAGAGAAAGAGATAGTATGTCCCAAGAAAGGGTTCCCGTCGACAAACTTGCAACCTGGTTGTTTGAGAGATTGTAA
- a CDS encoding energy transducer TonB family protein has translation MSWSSPFLGLGIFFPLGVLFAFPKGKEIRSSAFGSLFFQIFCWSILYPLEISSILFPVVEAFIRSLVMELKEWLIGFYVFAGIILLFSHSFSLRKERRRQAKSNRGPVVEEEKIERFHYKVLVLLVAGYLTSRLVFQDPYRLEYGQLGIIEDSFLYFFSVLIAGDTLLSRGKPFFLFRRPWRMFEKQARVARFSGFQGEWGLKKQKYAKYRDLIFPGWGHIYLGNLWKGFSILFLFLLFLLFFATAFFSWLEPADGIRFLMSMGLKPGIRDQKFFAITSSIVPALVVLTAIVGIHLLSRFLLNRTIKAKAESEDTSPKNVFISNLSYSILLHMILISLVLIIPVTLQRKKEQKEQERQRTHFTPENLEFYFIDPNLPNQVEGLNGGVVSGTETPTQKEGDKIPDDKPADEGRVKGEVRQVRGKKLPSTYSNYISAKMRGPESFMEYWRRAPKNYSSVVAYTVTPDGEVVDVDLVEASGYPEQDQMTLELIESLSPLMPPPGTKGYVRVTELFWNGSIDPEAMPTPLQKELVMMYDGRYMEEL, from the coding sequence TTGTCCTGGAGTTCCCCCTTTCTAGGTCTAGGAATCTTTTTTCCATTGGGGGTTCTCTTTGCCTTTCCAAAGGGAAAAGAAATTCGATCCTCCGCCTTTGGATCTCTCTTCTTCCAGATCTTCTGTTGGAGTATTCTCTATCCTCTTGAAATCTCCTCGATCCTCTTTCCGGTCGTAGAAGCCTTTATCCGTTCTCTCGTGATGGAACTAAAGGAATGGTTGATCGGATTTTATGTCTTCGCAGGAATCATTCTTCTTTTTTCTCATTCGTTTTCTCTTAGAAAAGAAAGGCGACGTCAGGCGAAATCGAACCGTGGGCCGGTCGTGGAAGAAGAAAAGATCGAAAGATTCCACTATAAGGTTTTGGTTCTTCTCGTCGCGGGTTATCTCACTTCCAGACTTGTCTTTCAAGATCCGTATCGTCTGGAATACGGTCAGTTAGGAATCATAGAAGACAGCTTTTTGTATTTTTTCTCGGTCCTCATCGCGGGGGATACGCTCTTAAGTCGAGGCAAACCCTTCTTTCTTTTCCGAAGACCTTGGAGAATGTTTGAAAAACAGGCGCGCGTCGCGCGCTTCTCCGGATTTCAGGGAGAATGGGGTCTTAAAAAACAAAAGTATGCGAAGTACAGAGATCTGATCTTCCCGGGATGGGGGCATATCTATCTCGGAAATCTCTGGAAAGGATTTTCGATTCTCTTTTTGTTTCTTCTCTTTCTTTTGTTTTTTGCGACTGCCTTTTTCTCTTGGCTTGAACCCGCGGACGGAATTCGTTTTCTCATGTCCATGGGTTTGAAACCCGGGATTCGAGATCAGAAGTTTTTCGCGATCACATCGAGTATCGTTCCGGCACTTGTGGTTCTTACGGCGATCGTAGGAATCCATCTTCTTTCCCGATTTCTTCTCAATCGAACGATCAAAGCGAAGGCGGAATCGGAAGATACAAGTCCGAAAAACGTATTCATTAGCAATCTCTCATACAGTATTCTTCTTCACATGATTTTGATTTCTCTGGTTCTGATCATTCCCGTAACCCTTCAGAGAAAGAAGGAGCAAAAAGAGCAGGAAAGACAGAGAACTCATTTTACTCCGGAGAATCTGGAATTCTACTTTATCGATCCGAATCTTCCAAACCAAGTCGAAGGTTTGAACGGAGGAGTCGTTTCCGGAACCGAAACTCCGACTCAAAAAGAAGGGGATAAGATTCCTGATGACAAACCCGCGGACGAGGGAAGAGTCAAAGGAGAAGTCCGTCAGGTTCGAGGAAAAAAATTACCTTCCACGTATTCGAATTATATTTCCGCGAAGATGAGAGGTCCCGAATCCTTTATGGAATATTGGAGAAGGGCTCCTAAAAACTATTCTTCCGTCGTAGCTTATACGGTAACCCCGGATGGAGAAGTCGTGGACGTGGACCTTGTGGAAGCATCCGGTTATCCGGAACAAGATCAGATGACATTGGAACTCATAGAAAGTCTTTCTCCTCTTATGCCGCCACCGGGTACGAAAGGATATGTAAGAGTCACCGAACTTTTTTGGAACGGAAGCATCGATCCGGAAGCGATGCCGACCCCGCTTCAGAAGGAACTCGTAATGATGTATGACGGACGTTATATGGAGGAACTATGA
- a CDS encoding PrsW family glutamic-type intramembrane protease, protein MSVDVALLGFLSILPWGFFLILLFPGKNTPQRIFLILLALFLGYLSTEIVLKLHPIFWPDVKMAAPKRAGHILTQTAHIAFIQAGMMEEFCKGILILFAGLLLAFDWKTYTFRKEMVLIGGFVALGFAGIENANYIFNAKEEDRIAMFVGRTIRSSNAHFLINLCFALAFVKSNLKEPKDRPVYLFLAFLLAVSQHGLFNFFVLPQARFGGWLSTALFIGIWVWIVKDFRTFITEDEILDDSPVEAEILDTTRETS, encoded by the coding sequence ATGAGCGTAGACGTCGCACTTCTCGGGTTTCTTTCCATTCTTCCTTGGGGATTTTTTCTGATCCTTCTTTTTCCGGGAAAGAATACTCCACAGAGAATTTTCTTAATTCTTCTCGCGCTTTTTTTGGGTTATCTTTCCACAGAGATCGTATTAAAATTACATCCTATCTTTTGGCCGGACGTGAAGATGGCCGCTCCCAAAAGAGCAGGACATATTCTTACGCAGACGGCTCACATCGCATTCATCCAAGCGGGGATGATGGAAGAATTCTGCAAAGGAATTTTGATTCTTTTTGCGGGACTTCTTCTCGCCTTCGATTGGAAGACCTACACGTTTCGTAAAGAAATGGTTTTGATCGGAGGATTTGTAGCTCTTGGGTTTGCGGGAATCGAAAACGCAAACTATATCTTCAACGCAAAGGAAGAGGATAGAATTGCGATGTTTGTGGGAAGGACGATTCGATCTTCCAACGCTCACTTTCTTATCAATCTTTGTTTTGCCCTTGCCTTTGTGAAATCGAATCTAAAAGAACCGAAGGACAGGCCCGTATATCTTTTTTTAGCGTTTCTTCTCGCGGTCTCTCAACACGGGCTCTTCAACTTTTTTGTACTTCCTCAGGCTCGTTTTGGAGGATGGCTTTCCACTGCGCTCTTTATAGGAATCTGGGTTTGGATCGTAAAAGACTTTCGGACTTTCATCACTGAGGATGAAATCCTAGATGACAGTCCGGTCGAAGCGGAAATTTTGGATACGACCCGAGAAACAAGTTGA
- a CDS encoding 50S ribosomal protein L11 methyltransferase has protein sequence MRYREIILTIPKEIADDFTNFLDEAGVAGYYEILFDREVPRAPNEEIISDDTKFRVYLAEEDKENETKILIFLKVTAGESYFLESRWIETKEYEEAYKEFYKPFVIGSYRVIPTWEKDIAVSTTPPGILPLLINPGLAFGTGHHETTRLVLGRMGNLGLSGKRVLDVGTGSGILSVAAAKSGASHILAVDIDPNGVRSATFNRDDNDISPELLVVEEGGFDLDPIQKEEWDLLIANITFAVLKANIQKIASVKTNHFLFSGVITERKEEFLKLLTEVVGGEGVFFQEDTGWELIEWKRKV, from the coding sequence TTGAGATACAGAGAAATCATTCTAACCATACCGAAAGAAATCGCAGACGATTTTACAAACTTCTTAGACGAGGCAGGAGTCGCAGGATATTACGAGATCCTCTTTGATCGAGAAGTTCCCCGCGCTCCCAACGAAGAAATCATTTCGGACGATACCAAGTTCCGAGTTTATTTGGCGGAAGAGGACAAGGAGAATGAGACCAAAATTCTTATCTTCTTAAAAGTCACCGCCGGAGAATCCTACTTTTTAGAATCTCGTTGGATCGAGACAAAAGAATACGAAGAAGCTTATAAAGAATTTTATAAACCCTTTGTGATCGGGTCTTATCGTGTGATTCCAACTTGGGAAAAAGACATCGCCGTAAGCACAACTCCTCCGGGAATTCTTCCCTTACTCATCAATCCGGGACTTGCGTTTGGAACCGGACATCACGAAACTACGCGCCTCGTTTTGGGAAGAATGGGAAATCTCGGGCTTTCCGGAAAACGCGTGTTAGACGTGGGAACCGGCTCTGGAATCTTGAGCGTGGCGGCCGCAAAGTCGGGAGCGTCTCATATCCTCGCGGTCGACATCGATCCGAACGGAGTGAGATCCGCGACCTTTAATCGGGACGACAACGATATTTCTCCGGAACTCCTCGTGGTGGAAGAGGGGGGCTTTGATTTGGATCCGATTCAAAAAGAAGAATGGGATCTGCTCATAGCAAACATCACCTTTGCAGTATTAAAAGCGAATATTCAAAAAATTGCATCTGTAAAAACAAATCATTTTCTCTTTAGCGGCGTGATCACGGAAAGAAAGGAAGAATTCTTAAAACTCCTAACTGAAGTTGTGGGAGGAGAAGGCGTTTTCTTTCAGGAAGACACGGGCTGGGAATTGATCGAATGGAAAAGGAAAGTATAA
- a CDS encoding adenosine kinase has product MKHYDVFGVGNALVDILVPTEDVFIKRLGFDKGIMTLVDAEKQAGVLTALEGSKRELRSGGSAANTMIAIANSGGTGTYTGKVSKDTYGEFYKKDMEEAGIFFEVAPEDKGHTGTCVVLTTPDAERTMLTHLGISITLQKSDVDVEKLKTSKISYIEGYLWDGPGTKEASLLTMEESKKNGVKVAYTYSDPFCVNRSREDFVRLTKDYFDIVFCNAEEAKALSQKEDKQEALKFIAGLAPLVFMTDSANGAFFAENGTISHVEGFPVKPIDTTGAGDCFAAGVLFGLTHGYSLERATRWGNYVASRIVQEIGPRLGIKLMGRQDEILK; this is encoded by the coding sequence ATGAAACACTACGACGTATTCGGAGTCGGAAACGCACTCGTGGATATTTTAGTTCCTACGGAAGACGTATTTATCAAACGTCTTGGCTTTGATAAGGGAATTATGACCTTGGTAGACGCGGAAAAACAAGCCGGCGTTTTGACCGCACTCGAAGGGAGCAAGAGAGAACTTCGTTCCGGGGGAAGCGCTGCGAATACGATGATCGCGATCGCAAACTCGGGCGGGACTGGAACTTATACCGGAAAGGTTTCGAAAGACACCTACGGAGAATTTTATAAAAAAGATATGGAAGAGGCCGGGATCTTTTTCGAAGTCGCGCCCGAAGACAAGGGACATACCGGAACCTGCGTCGTCCTCACGACCCCGGACGCAGAGAGAACGATGTTGACTCACTTAGGAATCTCCATCACTCTCCAAAAGTCCGACGTGGACGTGGAGAAATTAAAGACATCAAAGATTTCTTATATAGAAGGATATCTCTGGGACGGACCCGGAACAAAAGAAGCTTCGCTTCTTACGATGGAAGAATCCAAGAAGAACGGAGTCAAGGTCGCATATACATACAGCGATCCGTTCTGCGTGAATCGTTCCAGAGAAGACTTTGTTCGCTTAACAAAAGACTACTTTGATATCGTCTTCTGCAACGCGGAAGAGGCGAAAGCCCTTTCTCAAAAAGAAGACAAACAAGAAGCCCTTAAATTTATCGCGGGACTTGCTCCACTCGTATTCATGACCGATTCCGCAAACGGAGCGTTCTTTGCGGAGAACGGAACAATTTCCCACGTGGAAGGATTTCCTGTAAAACCGATCGACACAACCGGAGCTGGGGATTGTTTTGCGGCCGGTGTTCTCTTCGGACTGACACACGGATACAGTTTGGAAAGAGCGACACGCTGGGGAAACTACGTGGCTTCGAGGATCGTTCAAGAGATCGGACCAAGGCTCGGAATCAAACTCATGGGAAGACAAGACGAGATTCTAAAGTAA
- a CDS encoding LIC11270 family surface protein codes for MNRSSFLFVLLLSSSLLFFCRVGNWNGKGSSDPVISTLFNQRMLLLAKGTYATDNPIGFESYSNGTGQIYRDATGAGLDPVFDTSGIPLASGLPIFIDIGEIRMSSKYQEGLFNLSLIKNVKDTKKFWDEIAPNRQVFCTIPYTTNSNSCRLNDGELKAIQFFNGEGVAYPSNDPTSATDWGAFGNGPVQYYYTGMYLRSLVTAWATEPGLTFSNLTLFDNYRVPGVNIVPRLSYQPTADSTTQTLFPPLVFPLLYTVEDGDRDMLVYPGFDPYILEVRMNLKENLMVHSYVSGLGGVRTLVAVSDWKGDADHNGQSNMGGGLLLRSRIIRPEIASNLVVLGGTASTTHYYGIYRTSETNIETKLPLISSPVQGALTRMKYIHSGEYRIRCLGDLARVDGYPETIVRETTFTVPENAPRSEVQVSLTCP; via the coding sequence ATGAACCGATCTTCTTTCTTATTTGTTCTGCTTCTTTCCAGTTCTCTTTTATTTTTTTGTAGGGTGGGAAATTGGAACGGAAAGGGTTCGAGCGACCCTGTAATCAGCACTCTCTTCAATCAGAGAATGCTTCTTTTAGCAAAGGGAACGTACGCTACGGATAATCCGATTGGTTTTGAATCGTATTCAAACGGAACCGGACAGATCTATCGGGACGCGACCGGAGCCGGACTGGACCCCGTTTTTGATACTTCCGGAATTCCTTTGGCGAGTGGTCTTCCTATCTTTATCGATATCGGCGAGATTCGGATGTCTTCGAAATACCAAGAAGGTCTTTTCAATTTGAGTTTGATCAAGAACGTAAAGGACACAAAAAAATTCTGGGACGAGATCGCTCCGAATCGTCAGGTGTTTTGTACGATTCCTTATACGACAAATTCGAATTCTTGTCGTTTAAACGACGGAGAACTCAAAGCGATTCAATTTTTCAACGGCGAGGGAGTGGCTTATCCTTCCAACGATCCGACTTCAGCCACCGATTGGGGAGCTTTTGGAAACGGACCCGTTCAATACTATTATACGGGGATGTATCTTCGTTCTCTTGTAACTGCATGGGCGACCGAACCCGGGCTTACTTTTTCCAACCTGACTTTATTTGATAACTATAGAGTTCCCGGAGTGAATATCGTTCCTCGTTTGAGTTATCAACCTACTGCGGATTCGACGACTCAGACTCTTTTTCCTCCTCTTGTGTTCCCTCTTCTCTACACCGTGGAAGACGGCGATCGGGATATGCTCGTGTATCCCGGATTTGATCCTTACATTCTGGAAGTGAGAATGAACCTGAAGGAAAATCTTATGGTCCATTCTTATGTTTCCGGTTTGGGGGGCGTGAGAACGTTAGTCGCGGTAAGCGATTGGAAAGGCGACGCCGATCACAACGGCCAGTCCAATATGGGTGGAGGTCTTCTTCTTCGCTCGAGAATCATTCGTCCCGAGATCGCTTCCAACTTAGTGGTGTTAGGCGGGACCGCGTCCACGACTCATTACTACGGAATCTATCGGACGAGCGAAACGAATATAGAGACGAAATTACCTCTGATATCCTCTCCCGTGCAAGGCGCTCTGACAAGAATGAAATACATTCACTCGGGAGAATATAGAATTCGTTGTTTAGGAGATCTCGCGCGAGTGGACGGTTATCCGGAAACGATCGTAAGAGAAACGACGTTCACGGTTCCCGAAAACGCTCCTCGATCTGAAGTTCAAGTTTCACTGACTTGTCCTTAA
- the truA gene encoding tRNA pseudouridine(38-40) synthase TruA translates to MQIQTFRHHRHGKRTLRRIQQDHRRNGRRKINYALLVEYDGLCFNGFQIQKEQPSVQENLEKAASILLKEPIDISGAGRTDTGVHARGMTVNFKTQKTVRNFSKFLLSMNALTDPGVSIVSMTEVDENFDSRFSCNSREYEYLILNSKFPRPTWKNRAFWYQHKIDVPRLEAELELLKGEHDFRSLAKAISMKNRSTVRTILEARLERSAEFDGLFKVRIRANGFLHNMIRILTGTLLEIANGKRKDTNILQILSSKDRTIAGITLPPHGLYFIRAYYDSHPAIDSMYSLRDLYK, encoded by the coding sequence ATCCAAATCCAAACCTTCCGTCATCATCGACATGGCAAAAGAACTCTACGACGAATACAACAAGATCATCGAAGAAATGGGAGGAGAAAAATAAACTACGCCCTCCTCGTCGAATACGACGGTCTTTGTTTTAACGGCTTTCAAATTCAAAAAGAACAGCCAAGCGTCCAAGAAAATCTGGAAAAAGCGGCCTCCATTCTTCTCAAGGAACCAATCGATATATCCGGAGCGGGAAGAACTGACACGGGGGTTCACGCTCGTGGGATGACTGTTAATTTCAAAACTCAAAAAACTGTACGGAATTTCAGCAAGTTTCTTCTGAGCATGAACGCACTCACCGATCCGGGCGTTTCCATTGTTTCCATGACGGAAGTAGATGAGAATTTCGATTCCAGATTCTCCTGCAATTCAAGAGAATACGAATATCTCATTCTCAATTCGAAGTTCCCCAGACCTACTTGGAAAAATCGAGCCTTCTGGTATCAACATAAGATTGACGTTCCACGCTTGGAAGCTGAACTGGAATTATTAAAGGGAGAACACGATTTTCGTAGTTTAGCGAAGGCGATCTCCATGAAAAATCGATCCACGGTTCGGACGATTTTAGAGGCGAGACTGGAACGAAGCGCGGAATTTGACGGTCTCTTCAAAGTAAGGATCCGGGCGAACGGCTTTCTTCACAATATGATTCGGATTCTTACGGGTACCCTTCTGGAAATCGCAAACGGCAAACGAAAAGATACAAACATTCTCCAGATTCTTTCTTCCAAAGACAGAACGATTGCCGGTATCACTCTTCCTCCTCACGGTCTTTATTTTATCAGGGCCTATTACGATTCTCATCCTGCAATCGATTCGATGTATTCTCTTCGGGACTTGTATAAATAA
- a CDS encoding DUF2225 domain-containing protein yields the protein MTATAIAQGKKISFRAKEDTVCPICHEVHQKENMFQGGGRLIAGKLTIELRRLYEKNRKFGRVSPNDYVVSVCPRCLYSAFSKDWSTLDAEENEKIRSQSDTRRSNLEKILGPLDFYQERNLVLGAASYLLAIECYQNRKVTIAPTPKKAVCAVRGAWYFDDLNNDFPGMGFEKVRDLLYQKSASWYTDTMEIMQSGSEPVDQASYLLGPDTDKNWAFDGVIYLSAYLTMKFKDELAQDPAAKLNLLVRAKRTLSRLYGSGKGSKSKPSVIIDMAKELYDEYNKIIEEMGGEK from the coding sequence ATGACAGCCACCGCAATCGCACAAGGAAAAAAGATCTCATTCCGCGCAAAGGAAGATACGGTCTGTCCGATCTGCCACGAAGTACACCAAAAGGAAAACATGTTCCAGGGTGGAGGTCGTTTGATCGCGGGCAAACTTACGATCGAACTCAGAAGACTCTACGAAAAAAATCGAAAGTTCGGTCGTGTCAGCCCGAATGATTATGTCGTAAGCGTATGTCCTCGTTGTCTTTATTCCGCATTTTCCAAGGACTGGTCTACGTTAGACGCCGAAGAGAACGAAAAGATTCGTTCTCAATCCGATACGCGCAGATCCAATCTCGAAAAGATCTTAGGACCTCTGGATTTTTATCAGGAAAGAAATTTAGTTCTCGGCGCGGCTTCTTATCTCCTCGCCATCGAATGTTATCAAAATCGTAAGGTTACGATCGCTCCGACTCCCAAAAAGGCGGTCTGTGCGGTTCGAGGCGCCTGGTATTTCGACGACCTCAACAATGATTTTCCGGGAATGGGTTTTGAGAAGGTTCGAGACCTACTCTACCAAAAGTCCGCGAGCTGGTATACGGATACGATGGAAATCATGCAGAGCGGATCCGAACCCGTGGATCAGGCTTCTTATCTTTTAGGACCGGATACGGATAAGAACTGGGCCTTTGACGGAGTGATTTATCTTTCCGCGTATCTCACGATGAAATTCAAAGACGAGCTCGCGCAAGACCCGGCGGCAAAGCTCAATCTTTTGGTAAGAGCGAAAAGAACTCTTTCCAGACTTTATGGTTCGGGAAAGGGATCCAAATCCAAACCTTCCGTCATCATCGACATGGCAAAAGAACTCTACGACGAATACAACAAGATCATCGAAGAAATGGGAGGAGAAAAATAA